ACCTGCAGTGAAGGCACCAGCGAAGTAAAGCCTAGGTGAACCATAGGCGATTACAGGGAATCCACCAGGTCCTGTAACTTTCTCGGGTAAGAAACTTGGGTTTACATTACCACTAGGCCCAACTTGCATGAAGCCAAGTGATGCCGCGTCTATAATGCCTCCCTCGTACATAATGAATTGGTCTGGCATTGGCAGTATTGCCTTAGGCGATATTGCTACGCCGAAATCATCATCACTAAGTGCAATCCCACCCCAGGGACCTGACTCGACCGTAGTGACTATATAATCATCAACACCCTCACTCTTTATTATCCTGGCGGCTAGGGCAGGTATTCCAATACCGAGGTTTATTGCTATTGGCCTACCTAATCTCTCAACGAGCTTTACAAACTCGAGAACAACTCTTCTAGCAATGGTTATTTCAAAATTAGCCTTATCATCATTGGGTAAGCATGCATTGCTTATTACGACGCGACCACAGACGCTTGGGTCGTACTTAATACTGGCCGATTGTGTGTGGTACTCGGGTGGTGAGGTTACTACATAGTCAATTAATGGGCCCGGAACATGAACGTCCCTGGTATTAACAAACCTGCTTGCATAAAGCACCTGGGCAATAACAACGCCGGGATTGGGCTGAGCCTTAACGGCCTGGGTAATCGCCAGAACAGATCCGTAAATTGCCTCCTCACTCATTGTTAAATTACCAAATTCATCAGCAGTACTACCCCTGATTAAGCCAATCCTTGGCTTTGGGCAATCATAGAGAAGGTACTCATCGCCATTAATACTAACTAGCTCAACTCTACATGTCCTCCTCTCCCTCGCCAAGTCATTTAAGTAAATACCATCCTGCCTAGGGTCTAGGAATGTCCCAAGGCCAACCTTAGTAATTGCCGGCGTGCTAGACGCAATGCTCCTAAACCACCTAGTCGCAACACCTATTGGAAATGAGTAAGCCTCAACCCTATTCTCAATGGCTAGCCTCTGAAGCCAGGGAGCAACGCCAAGAAACGTCATCATGAATCCCTTAATAAAGCTGAAATCGTTATCCTTAAACATATACTCAGCAATTAGATCAAGGCCACGCCCTCTAGCTGCAGGTAATGAGTCAGTA
This is a stretch of genomic DNA from Vulcanisaeta moutnovskia 768-28. It encodes these proteins:
- a CDS encoding acyl CoA:acetate/3-ketoacid CoA transferase, whose translation is MSKVVDVSRALDIIKDSDVIAVSGFNMATTPEYLLLKLYERYRETGHPRDLFIVTDSLPAARGRGLDLIAEYMFKDNDFSFIKGFMMTFLGVAPWLQRLAIENRVEAYSFPIGVATRWFRSIASSTPAITKVGLGTFLDPRQDGIYLNDLARERRTCRVELVSINGDEYLLYDCPKPRIGLIRGSTADEFGNLTMSEEAIYGSVLAITQAVKAQPNPGVVIAQVLYASRFVNTRDVHVPGPLIDYVVTSPPEYHTQSASIKYDPSVCGRVVISNACLPNDDKANFEITIARRVVLEFVKLVERLGRPIAINLGIGIPALAARIIKSEGVDDYIVTTVESGPWGGIALSDDDFGVAISPKAILPMPDQFIMYEGGIIDAASLGFMQVGPSGNVNPSFLPEKVTGPGGFPVIAYGSPRLYFAGAFTAGKREIDIIDGRLAIIKDGTIIKFVKKPYKVGFNAELGLKMGKEVMYITERAVFRLTSEGLVLEEYAPGVDIERDILAKMEFKPVISRHLQPMDDIVFRDEPMGLLEIVEKAIKR